In the Necator americanus strain Aroian chromosome X, whole genome shotgun sequence genome, ttgaaaCAATACCTAATGAATGATATAGCTTCGCTACGATATCCatagaaaaatgtgaacataGCCAGAAAGAAGTGTTGTTAAAATCAATGCGAACAAGCGATGAACAGAATTGATTGGCGGTAGATCAAATATGGGGAGCCTATTTACGTGAGGTTACGACATATTTGTACAGGATATTAATCTTCActagatttctttttaatttttattcaacgTCAAGGCCTTTAGCTTACACagatgtttttattctcaaaatACTTGGGATCTACAGACTGATAATTAATCAGTCTAATTAAAACTGAactaaaaagaattaaaactgTACCGCTCTCGTAGCAGATGCTACCGCTGGGTATGTAGGTTCTAATGCGAGTTTTTCACTTATAAGAAACTTTATTCATCACGGACGTTTTTCATCATTCCATCTTGAACAATTCTCGTACGAAATGAATACAGTTGGACTTCGATATTGATTATTGCTGCAGTCTTCGTCCCGTCTCCGGACTTCTCCGGCATTTCACCGCCGTCAACAGAATTCCGAATTTAAAGGTTACTTCAGCACTTCAGTTGAAGAAGCCTTAATATTCCGTAGTTGTCCATCGGCAGTTTATTTAAAgatatcactccacgaatctctggggtggtgcgggttttaggtgggtcatgcctatgcggggtcttagattatgggaggagggtgattccgtccatttcttcctaattgccgtaaaaaaaaaacggcccagaagatgagGCGTgtgcacaacgctggcgcgctccaatcgaactcgttgtagaaaataacgtcccggaacgctcgaagccgcatcttctggccgttttttacggcaagtaggaagacatggacagaatcacccttctctccataatctacgatcccgtatacgagtagtccacctgaaatccgtaccaccccagattcgtggggtgatgcctttaactactcGCACACCTATCGTTTTCTagcatttgaatttatttgtttattttacttattttattcttatttatttcatttgcatTTATTCATAAGCCTGTTCTTTCCTGAAAATACGCATGTTCAACATGTTTTCGCCTCGATATTTGTACTGGATATTCTTACACTGTAGAAATTCACGCTTCAAATCCTCGTCGTTCCATTGATGACGGAAAATGATTATTCGGAGAATAAGCTTCCCAAACGCCGACTGTATccatatttaaaaaagagttttGTTAACTTCTAGGTATCATCTGAGGAGAATCACACTATTACatgtttaattattttaattcactgcaattacaaagaaaaaatagaatagaatagaatggaATAAGTAAAAACTATAGATTTTAATGACACTCTTCACAAGGAGCGTGGTGTACACAACATAAAAGCGTCTTCGTTTCCAAGGAAGTAAGGATCTGGCATTACTCATATGTCGTTGGGTACTGTACACAGGGCTAGTGATGTCGAAAGAACTATCGTTATTCACAttgaattcaaagaaaatgttgtgTGCGCTGTGAAAAGGCGTGATCAGCACCGTGGATGATACCGAGAGCGAAGATATTCTTCTGGAATGCTAGAgggaaggaagagaaaagaaattatttgacAATAACTATTACATATACCATATTACTACCATATTATACTTGACAGTGGTAATAATATGATGCCGATGCGATGTGTACTCCCagtgttttcaaacaaacagaTTGTgcctctttattttttgaaagtttcttgTATACAGATACTAAATACAAAGTAGATAAGATCCATGGTATGAAATAGCACATCTCATCAAATATTGAAAACGCATCCTAAAATCTCGGACCTAGGATAACCAAAAAACGAAATCAACTTTACCCATACTTGAACAACATCGCAGCAACttcgaaagatgaaaaaaccaTGCGCTTCAGAAGTACaaactaaataaatacaggaaaaaataTCGCCAAAGAGCATACAaacgaaaaattctcaaatagAAGGCGGAATTACAAgtggtgaaaatgaaaacaggtAGTATTTTCACTAACGCTCAGCCAAGATCAAATCAAGAAGAAGATCACAACAATCAGCGTTTCGATCAGGGACCAACTCCATTAAGTAATCGAAAACAACTAACACATGATACAGATGAAGTTCCCCTAGTCGATTTATCGGCACGTCTCGTGAAGCGCGTTTTTCAAATTGCGGAAGTCGAAGATGAGTGGAGGAAGGAAATCTTTCATAACTTTTCTGAAGTAAACTATTTACGTCAAAATTGAAAGCTCTACGAAGCCCATTCACGTGGCTCATACTCACTTGCAATTTCTACAAGTTGCCTCAAACACATGCTGGAACTTCCCGAATGCGCTACTGAGTTGGTGAAGCGTTTGGGCAGTCctgaaaacaaattaaattcagctattaaaaaaattcgagtAAATTGCTGGGTCAGAACTTACCATCGGAATTCCTGTGTGTTTATGGTTTGCATTAAGTGAAGATTCGCCTGAGTGGTGAGTTTCTGATATACAATGTACTGAGATGGCTTAGTCAAATCTACCTAAAGTAAAtccataaagaaaaataagcaagGAGCTTTCCGAGCGTTCTTCACTGATATCTAATAATCTTTTGACGTCAGTTAACAGGTACAGAACTACGCcgtatgatttttttatttcgctgAATAAGCAGCTAGAAGAGTGGCCGGAAATGCAAAAacgatttcaaaatttgatgcGTTAGTGTAAAGTAACGGGCAGCAGAAAACGCAGTTAAATAAAAGAAGTGTTGAACTGGCAAACAAAACTAAAGCTTGAACTCATATTCCTCACCCTTTTCTCGCCAAGATCTGTGTAAAATGACCATTCCTCATGTGGAGCAACAAATAACATTTGCTCAATAACACCGGCATTTTCTACCATCAACATTTTTTGAGTGAAAACAATTTGCTTCTCAAAGAGAACACCAAATCGCAACTGAAAACAAAGGATAAGCAGGCATTAACCAGTGAATTGAAGAGAGAATTTAATAGTGTCTGAACAGTTCCAACCTCAACAATGCTTCCCACGGCCGTTCGTTCAAGGAATGTTGGAAATATCCCCGTTTTATTCTTCAATAACTCTTTctggaactgaaaaaaaagccgttATGGTATGGTCAAAAATAGTTGTCGataaaaaaccacaaataCCTGAGCAAAAGCTGTCTCAAACTGTGCATGAGGTGACATACCAGTTGCCCAATGTGAGCATGACAGAGGCCGAGGGACAATACATGAGGGACGGCGACGTTGAAGTCGCAAAAACTCGCCCAAGTACACGTAtgtttgctttaaaaaattattgtgaaaagaatagaaatttcttcttagtctaagaaaatgaaatttagcTTACGAAATTCCCTTCATTCCAATTCTCACAATCAATCATAGACTCTACGGTTTCCATGATTTGTACATCCTGTTGTTCctcctatgaaaaaaaaaaacaacaaatcttGTCCAGTAAGCCATAGAAAAATCCGCAAAATGGTTTTCTTATGCTCATTTTAAGTGAACACATACCTGAAATACTGCCCTTAGTCGATTGAGAGGTTCAATTTGAGGTAGTTGATTAGGTAGTCCTTTCGCATAACTTTCAAGATTACTGTACAAATACATATTGAGTTATCacattttgatgtttttttttttgaagatgcaAGTCAAAAggacaaataaacaatttcttACTCGAAACAATCTCGGAATTCCTTATCCACTCGGTCTATTCTTCGAAAATATGCGTGCCATGTCTCTCTCGTTGGAGGTGATgagtgaaaaagaagattatGAAGGCGTGTTACACGATTTCTCAGTTGCCGAAGAAGAACAAGACCTACACATAAAATGCATAAAAGAGActattaatgaaaataacatGGTATTGATAGAAGAATAAGAGAATACTTACAGTTGTTACTACGTTGTAATACTCCTTCGTATTGCTGAGATGCTTGCGCACTGCTGCTTCCCATACCGAAACAAAATCCTTACAGTTACAGTAACACCTCCAAAACTTTTCGACTACGATTTTAAATCTATATCAGTTAAATTTTCTCGTATCCTATTTATCCTTCCCATAGCTAAAGTATAGTAGGCAAGGTATGACAgtttactagttttttttttgaatatatttaATTCTACAACTgtcgaaaataaataaatgtagaattctaaaatttccCACAAAGGCTTACTAAGTGATTCTCGCCTTCGGCAATTACAGAGCAAAACCATCAAACAATCCGAATTCGTCTCCATAAATTAATTGTAAGGCTCACGCACGAACaatgatccagaaaaaacatttctcacATGAGTGCTTAGCTaacttaagtttcgatggtGGTAATTTCCTACCAGACTAACTTCTTATCAAGGATATTACATCAGGACTGAAAATGACTAAATGCTGCGAATAATACCGATTTACCAGGATATCGCGGCCACTCCCTCAGCTTCCAGGATGTCAAACTCACAATTATAAATAACTTaaagacttttttctggaaacctcgtcttttttcatctttctccgGTAGTGGTGCAAAACTCCACAATTTATCCTCCACACGTAGGAATGTAAATATTCATGGAAACATCAAATCCAATCAAGTATTCACAGTTTTATCACAAAgctcatattttatttaaggGAAACTGTACTCGAAAAACGTAAGAGAGCAATAGCACGAAGGAGGAGAGTGAAGATGTGCCTAGGACCAAAACCATGATATAATTTATTCTCACTATAACAACAAACAATTCATGaacaaataatattattaattcaGCTAATACAACCGTATCGTACAAGTACGGCCGTAACGATCACAATCAGTTGCATCCTTGGCATTTGTGTAGAAATGAAACTCATCATCACGATACCTCCCTACGAGGAATTAACAACCTGCCTAGAAGAACCACAAGTCACACCGTCAACCTTGACACcacccagaaaaaaataagaaaaaaaatctagtacCAACGGCAAAAAAGATGACACGATCCGAAATCAGACAAAATAGAGCAGATTTCACTGATAAGCGATACGTATATAGTTTCGTTTACTAACATTTCGAGAGAACTCAGCACAGAACTAACCCAACACCCAAGCGGTGTTTCGATTATCCAAACGTCAAATTTCACAGAGTGAGGAGGATCGACTAGTATGTGATTCTCCACCTGTTTTCAACTTCGACGTTGACAATCCTTCGAAGGGGTGAGTTTGAATCCAAGCTAACATCACTGTGCCGGAGAAACTTCTACTCCATGCACAGTCGGATTCGCTTGGCCGCTGAATGGATCTACCGAATCACTAGCATCATctgaaaaatataatagaGTTATAATTGAACTAATGTGATGTAAATTAACTTCTATATATGATGCAGAAAGAGTAGATGTGGAACACAACTTTCTTGCAAAGGTAAACCAAAACTAACGGGTCAAAAATGAGTAACGAAGCCATCATCAATAGCTTGTCGCtcaactttcaaaaaccaaaaaccgATAATTTGCAGGACTTACCAGGCATAGTAGGAATAAATCCGAACTGTGTAGGAACTGGCATGGCCGTGATTGGCGCAGCTGGTGTTGGTGAAGCAGCACCATTCGTTGCTGCCTGATTCAAAGGATTGAAATATCGAGAACCTGAAATGATATACAGTAGAAATCTCTGGAAAAAGTGATGAGTTCTAACAGCAGACATCGCCAAGATTACCTCCGCTTGTACGAGCAGCACGGAGTCCACCCGAACTGGAGTTGTTAGTGGCCAGGCTATCCATTTTAGGTGGCGGGGCAGCTGCCGTCTCTTCCTCAACGCCAGCGCCCACGTATCGGCCTTTTACGGGATCCCAAACAATCTGCGTTACATTAAATTTGAGAACTGACGCAATTTCTACCACCATATACATGGAGGATTTCAACTCACCGTAGGTTTACTATCATCAGGCAATATCATTTCGTTTCCACTAGGAATAGCCTTCAATAATTTCTCCTTCATATTTCCGAAAAATCCCTTAGACCCTTGATTGGAGCTGCTCTTCTAGAAAAACCGAATTATTCGGGAACAAAATAAACGATTTGTAATAAATTCTTTGTATTGGTGAATTAGAACTTTAAGATTCGAATCCGGTAATCCGTTCGGTTGCGAAGATGGTGTAGCTCGCGGCTGAGATTGAGCTTGAGTTTGAGGTTGAGGCTGAGAAAGATGTGTAACCTTTTGTGACATTTGTGGaggcttaaaaaaaagatatgttAAGAAAAGCCAGTGATTTTTGAatataatgcaaaaaaagaaggtacAAGGGAAATAAATTCTACTGACTATTAATGTATGTTCCATTGCACCATTCAATTCAAACAGACACTGTTAGAATCAGTAAAATTCAGCTACTGTTCCGAAATTGAACTTATAAACATAGTGAAGGTGCTATTCACAGTAATGCAgcttttaaaaatacaaataacaaTTTGAACTACTcgatttgagaagaaaaaagaaaatctgaaacCATACCACAGTCATTTGAGGAGTATGAGAAAGATCCGGCATTGGTGGTGGGACCGGCGATACACTTTCAGCATGTTGATTCTAAAACAGAACCGATTggcatcatttttttttacaaataattcAACAATAATGAAAAGGTCAAAACAAATATTCACCATAGTGCGAACGGGTGTACTCTCCGCTGTTGAACGTACGCTGGTGTCATCCGAATTGGTGAATGCTTCATCCATGCTCCCTTGTCGTCTTGCTGCTACATGTGATGACATTGTGAGAGGTGAATACGCATCAGCGGAATATGGATCAATTGTCTATAAGAGGTATAACTCTGTTAAACGCATCAATATATGATTATGCTTTCTATTAACTATCaacaaattcaaattatttACATATACTTGCTGGCTGGCATTGCTCTGAGTACGCGAACGTGAAACAGGTCCATCGTTGTCTTCCATCGCAGAGTTCGCGACAGATGGAGGCGCTACTGGACTCATCTGAAGAGGATCTTGCCGTTGAGCATGCCAGTCGCGAGCTTCGGCGGCAAGCGATTCAGTTCTCGACCTGAATCAGGGTAAGCGTTAGGTGAGAAGACAAAACCTTCATTTGCTGGTGACCTCAAACACTTGATTCTATGGCTACTACCGCAGAATATGCGCATATATAGCTTCAATAATAACACCAAATTCTACTTCATTCtacagtttcaaaaaaagataactCCATATGCCACTGACCTTCGTGTTGACGAAAGCTCCGGCTCAGGAGCCGTGATAGCTTCCTCTGTACGTACATCAGGTTGGGTGCTGGTTTGCGTGTTTTCATACTGAAACGTTAGGATTCGGAAAGGAAATAAACTGTGGGAAAAAACGCGTACAGGAGAGTGTGGAACAGGTGGGGCTGATTGCTGAGTTGTTGAAGTATCTGTGTGTGGCACTTCGCTAGATTGACACTGTTCCTTCTGTTGGATCATGGCACGCAAGCTAGGAATCCACGACGTTTCCCAATCACCAGCGGATGCAGCGAACCGTAATCTAAAGTAAGACCGCAGAACTGATCAGAATCGAGACAAAACTAGTCACCTAAGAATTCTGACTCCTTACCTATCAGCTAAGTCACAAAGTTCTACAAGTTCTCGCGTAGACAGTAGATGACAGTAGTTCCAGATGGAACGAGCTATTTCCATGCAGTATCTACAGAAATGCAGACAAGGTATACAATGAATCGACAAATGATTTACAAATATTGTCTATAAAGTAGCAGTATCAATGGAAAATGTGGAATTTCGCAGGAATAGACCTGAATGCATCCGTGGCAAAGCCTCCAAATTCCGCTATGAGGTGCGCGTACTGTATGCGTCTTCTTTGATACTCAACAGATTCGCCAAGTGGAGAATATGCATTGGCATCAGAGAGTCGTATGGCGTAATCGAAAATTTCAGTGGCATGGAGATCCGTGAGGGAGAAGCTGAGATTGAAAATCTAACGTTATTTGACAAATGAAATAACGGGTATGCACGTACCCATAACGACACTGCATCGTTTCGTACTCATCATCCGGAAGTCCACTATGGATCAACGTAATATGCTGACGTGACACTCCATCATCGGGGCTGAAACGATTATCAGGGAATTCCAAATTAGAGGAATGATTAATTTCTGGACTTACTTTGCTTCAAGTGTCTTGAATGGGTTAACCCCGGCCAATACAGCAACAGCCAAGAAGCAAAAATCTGCTGCGTTATTATAATCCCTCTTCGCAAGAACCTTCCCGAGGTCGTAAACCTGTAACGAATAATAGCGGTGTATTGAAAGGCATTTCACAACAAAATGTACAGGATAAGGAACATACAGACTCCATAGCTTCTTGAGTGGAAAGATTTGCAAGGACAATCGCGGCATGTGTCCGCCAACATCCCGAGTCATCGCTGGTGGGATTCATCTGCAGTAGAAAAACACTTACTGATCTCCTTCTGAAGAAAATCCAAGTATCCAAAAACTTACAAGAATCGGGACATGTTTCTTGGTAGCTACTGAGACGAGTGTCACTACAGGATTATATTGCGGTCTGGTGGCAAGGAATCGCTCCTCGATTTCGATAAGTTTTGCTACGTCATTCGATAATAAGCGCCTAGCCAGAATCATAGCATCGGCATACAGCCCATCACGGATCGCACTCTCGATCGCTTCCTGAATAAAGTATTCGCTTAGGAAATGAACCTCAATTTGCTTCAAGTGCTACTTACACAAACGTGTCCTCCAAGAAGTAACTCGGTGAATCGATCATAAGCCTTATTATCTGAATGCCCATGGTTTCGCATGGTAGAGATGGCTGTGGACGCGCTCTCCGTTGGTGTGCTGTTCTTTTCTCGATGAGAATGATGGTGGTGCGTAGAAGAGGCTTCTCTGTATGGAGCAGATCCAATCTCCACCAGAAGACGAGCAACATCTGGCCCTGTCACccgctgaaaagaaaatgaattatacAGTAACCTGCACCAAAAAAACTTTGAGGTAGAAGCACGTACACCCTGCTGTTGCACGATAATGCCCAGCAACTGCCAAATCAACAAACAATCGATGACGTCATTATCACGTGGATTCTCAGAGGCGACCTCACAACTTTTAATACGTTTAATTTGGCGTTCAATGTACAGGCGAACAGAATGAGTTGGAGTTTGGCCAATGAGGAGCGGACCTAGAAATGGAATGAGGATATCAgtccagcagaaaaaaaaaaacattcacaaaACCTTTGAATGTTTGGGCGCAATCAATCAGACGCATCGTGTGAGAATCAGTAAGCGCTGTCTTGATGTCATCGATCTGTACAACCGACACGGACAAATCCGGATGGACCTTCACCATTTTCCCGCCAGCACCGAACGTGATAAATGCATGTGGCACGCGATATTTTAGAGGAGCTTAAAGTgaaccatgaaaaaaaaataagaacaaccAATGAATCTGAAGCAATTACCTCGCTGGCTAGACTCTATGCTCAGAATGTCTGAAGTTCGGTCATCGTGATTTTCATCCATGCTGGCCCTTTCACTCATgctgaaaacagaaaagtgaTAGGATATGATCGAATAACCTATTTAAGTACCCAAACAGAGGAACCCAAGCATGTGAACTTATCAAGAAGATACAATATTCAGAGGACACATTAAAACTGGCAAGATAGCGAAAGGAAGGACGGATCCATACCTTGCGTCGATAACTAAAACTGTGTCGAtagatttttccttcaagtAGCATTTCTCAAAAAGCGCACATTTGCGCTTATTATCAACAATCAGATACGTGGTTCTTCGAAAAAGAACTCGTCTCGACAGAATGGTACAAATCCTTTCCATCCTATCAGAAACACCGCTATTCATAGACTTTGAATGAACTTACAAAGATGGAGCAGAAATAGTTCTCAAAATCAGACGCCGTGGTCTCTCCCCGAGGGGGACAAAGTCgggattttttcttaacaattatgaataaatataatttgGCTAAAGTATAATAAATATGACTAGATTCGACAACGTTATATTGCTGACTTTTAATCGGTTAGTGTGTCTTGTAGCCATATGCGATGGGTTCACCTCAACAAAAATCTGTTCCTGTTCAAGGAGTCGTTTTCGAATCACCATAGAGTTTATTATAGGCGAGAAAAGATGACTACCCTAACAATCATGAGATTGAAAGGATAGAGACGTGAACAGCCACCTCTATTTCAAGCCAGATAGAAGGAACCATTCTAGCTTTTGTCGCTTCGTTACTGAGTCAGCACAATCAGAAACTGTAGGTAAATTCAACAGACAACAATTGCAACATTATCACTTACCCATCCACACTTTCCCGTTCATCGCTGAACAACTGGCGTTGACTAGCTTCGTATGCTTTCTGTGATTCGGCCAGCTTCTTCGTGAGATATTCTTCTTGCATAGACTTGCATATCTGCACACATCAAATTGTTGAACTCTAAAAAATAACGGGGAAAAATAGATAACCTAATACGCTACCTTCCATAGTGCCATATTGTCGGGGTCACCATCGCAAGTGTATTTGAAGTACTCGCGATTAAACTTGCGATGGAAATCGCCCAAATCGTTGTATTGTTTTTTGTAAACAGccacataaaataaataggcaGCCTTCTCAATCGGTGGCAGTCGGTGATACTCGGGTGGTGGAGGTTCGTTGACGAGAATTGAGCGAACACGGGCctgaaagaaaagagtttGGTCCAGCAAACACTATCCATTCACTAACTGTTTCCACTCTACGCATTTATATGGGTTCTACTTCATAAAACAAGAGAATCTGAGAAAGTGATCAGATTCTGGAACTCCACCTTCCGTATGTACCCATCCCTACCTACCTTAACATCCTTAACAATATCTAGTTTGATAagcaaaatgaataaaaagaagagcaGTTGTGAAGAAGTAAGAAGAATTAGAAGTCGTAAGTACGGAggataataatacaataaacaaACCTGATCGAGATGGATAGCACCAAAATAGTACATCTCCTCGCCGATGGTGAAGGGATCCAAGGCTTCACCAGGAGCATATCGTCCCTGGAACAGATAATAGTATAGAGCATTAAACATAATCACAAAGGAAATATCTACTTTTCGGGTATATTTCCTCATCTCCTCTTCGCTGTCTCCTCTCTCCGGATCATCAGAATCAGTTCCCTCAGACACACTGCTATGAGCATCATCATAAGCGTCATAGTAACCATATCGTCCACCAGATCGTTGGAATCTAGAGAGATGAAgagaacgtttaaaaaaagacgaagtgagcaaaaaaaaaagaatagcgTTCACAATTGCAATGTAAGGAATTGcgtgtgcaaaaaaaagaaaaaaaaaaacagacatatTTTACGGGAAAATGCAGTAATGAACAATTCGACTTAGCAACAACTAATAAACTGTGCGAGCGATAAAACAAATGGTACTCAAAACTGATCGAACAAATTAGTTAGTTtaagttttcattcttttttcttaaattatttttcatttcgacATTACCTTTCCATAGCTCTCGCATCATACGATGATAACGGCCGACGGCGTTCTTTGTACATATGCGACTGTTGAACATAGTATTCCTGAGGATGATTAGCACCCATAGAACCATGTGCTGACCGACGGCCAGAAGGATAATGTCTGCAAATTTCACGTTTTAACTTCAAAAAGtgaatgtaaagaaaaaaaaatactgttatATGTAATACCCAGGATATGGTTTCGATGCTGTGTAAGCTCTAGGTTCATGCTGTTCGACACCCTCAGAATACTCAGGTTTTGCTCGACTGCTGGGACGGCTAAGACGGCTCAGCCGCGACcttcacaaaataaaatagcaaTCAAGGTGAAGAAAACGGCCAACAAACGAAAGGAAAACTAGCTACAACTCTAATAAGAAACATTCTGTACACGCACCGTCTCGCTGCATCCACGAAATCATCACCGTAAACAGCAGGACGATTTGAGTCAAACGACAAATTCAAAAGGGGATCCGGATGTGAAAACAAGGAGTCATTACCTAAAATATACAACGATTATCACACATTCAAATTGAACGTGAATAAAAAACACGACGATcactaaagaaagaaaactttcgcAGACCTTCTTCAGTTTTACTGTTGTACAACATGGAAGTAGCACCAGAACGACCTTGAGTTCCGTGATTTTTTGCTACTGCCAAAACGGAACGACGACCATAgctgtaaaataataaagaaattcgaaataaacgaaaagaaaaaagaaaagaaataatacgCTGGCGAGTGCGGCCTTGAGAGGTAGTCTGTTGGGATATCACTGGGGATAAATTCGTCGCTGCTGGTGCTACTGCTCGGTACAACTTCTCTTGCTAGTCTCAAATGTCGTCTTCGATAGTTTTTGCGCTTGTTC is a window encoding:
- a CDS encoding hypothetical protein (NECATOR_CHRX.G21322.T1), with the translated sequence MGSSSAQASQQYEGVLQRSNNCLVLLRQLRNRVTRLHNLLFHSSPPTRETWHAYFRRIDRVDKEFRDCFDNLESYAKGLPNQLPQIEPLNRLRAVFQEEQQDVQIMETVESMIDCENWNEGNFQTYVYLGEFLRLQRRRPSCIVPRPLSCSHWATGMSPHAQFETAFAQFQKELLKNKTGIFPTFLERTAVGSIVELRFGVLFEKQIVFTQKMLMVENAGVIEQMLFVAPHEEWSFYTDLGEKRVDLTKPSQYIVYQKLTTQANLHLMQTINTQEFRWTAQTLHQLSSAFGKFQHVFEATCRNCKKVMKDFLPPLIFDFRNLKNALHETCR
- a CDS encoding hypothetical protein (NECATOR_CHRX.G21323.T4), encoding MSLYWERVLSNSPTQQNVDHSGLSASTTAAAQQNNPSTNWDYINLGSGPPQQQHYHWGQHIGSHVEGNRSTGSPGYDPYGAAVMGGYQQAAQNVVYPYQQQQHHEASPNRYAHGAASQTSINQPVDQNHYIQQQRHHQQQHQQQLSQQHQSQQQQQQQQQQQQQQILHQQQQSNPTAVSNPSPAVTQQAQHTLVPARQNTQSSSHQNRSVEPQSVVLPPQPPTSFTPPTSLTPPSSNAQSCSEQQSVPLAVISPAVALPNSTIPQPHSFPTVPPFNSRSSPQQHHQGFTGTIATSTIPQETCPRRSPGETSSRRSSLTYLAVQPLLSVQSPPATGVVTDIARVGDSAQVTPESTYSVDTFGSGISSTDHPTHQRGVSSSSGGAQQSAARTEDNWEDDWERTEHPDRGGVREITPSDAASQTQSEPPGYPSSFPDTPCATREGSVALATDNDTTPHRSEPGSDVVRVAPVSTASPPVVGVPRYEDASRSQDHVPAVAQVAPLRPEPESMQTVPPPVALAPAVQMPSQVDGVTTSTSYSEPVDSSTQLQMNDDEQTQEDDPDVSVAVGVPSESNTQSSERTQEPLAATPEPRTAESVLSPVTVQATSTPMGPEETNKDAKTIYPRIEDRETSSRECEDHQNQANPHSASAAAADQSDSTTGSLSTRNGPERRSVQSRYKKFKEHFSGIMGRLDQYRVEPSRSEFRSSSRTGNPLMANAANSYGRRSVLAVAKNHGTQGRSGATSMLYNSKTEEGNDSLFSHPDPLLNLSFDSNRPAVYGDDFVDAARRSRLSRLSRPSSRAKPEYSEGVEQHEPRAYTASKPYPGHYPSGRRSAHGSMGANHPQEYYVQQSHMYKERRRPLSSYDARAMERFQRSGGRYGYYDAYDDAHSSVSEGTDSDDPERGDSEEEMRKYTRKGRYAPGEALDPFTIGEEMYYFGAIHLDQARVRSILVNEPPPPEYHRLPPIEKAAYLFYVAVYKKQYNDLGDFHRKFNREYFKYTCDGDPDNMALWKICKSMQEEYLTKKLAESQKAYEASQRQLFSDERESVDGMSERASMDENHDDRTSDILSIESSQRAPLKYRVPHAFITFGAGGKMVKVHPDLSVSVVQIDDIKTALTDSHTMRLIDCAQTFKGPLLIGQTPTHSVRLYIERQIKRIKSCEVASENPRDNDVIDCLLIWQLLGIIVQQQGRVTGPDVARLLVEIGSAPYREASSTHHHHSHREKNSTPTESASTAISTMRNHGHSDNKAYDRFTELLLGGHVCEAIESAIRDGLYADAMILARRLLSNDVAKLIEIEERFLATRPQYNPVVTLVSVATKKHVPILMNPTSDDSGCWRTHAAIVLANLSTQEAMESVYDLGKVLAKRDYNNAADFCFLAVAVLAGVNPFKTLEANPDDGVSRQHITLIHSGLPDDEYETMQCRYGFSLTDLHATEIFDYAIRLSDANAYSPLGESVEYQRRRIQYAHLIAEFGGFATDAFRYCMEIARSIWNYCHLLSTRELVELCDLADRLRFAASAGDWETSWIPSLRAMIQQKEQCQSSEVPHTDTSTTQQSAPPVPHSPYENTQTSTQPDVRTEEAITAPEPELSSTRRSRTESLAAEARDWHAQRQDPLQMSPVAPPSVANSAMEDNDGPVSRSRTQSNASQQVYTIDPYSADAYSPLTMSSHVAARRQGSMDEAFTNSDDTSVRSTAESTPVRTMNQHAESVSPVPPPMPDLSHTPQMTVPPQMSQKVTHLSQPQPQTQAQSQPRATPSSQPNGLPDSNLKKSSSNQGSKGFFGNMKEKLLKAIPSGNEMILPDDSKPTIVWDPVKGRYVGAGVEEETAAAPPPKMDSLATNNSSSGGLRAARTSGGSRYFNPLNQAATNGAASPTPAAPITAMPVPTQFGFIPTMPDDASDSVDPFSGQANPTVHGVEVSPAQ